In Acidisarcina polymorpha, the DNA window TTCGCGGCCGGTAAGGAAGTGCCCGACCTGCCTATAGAAAGGGCGATCGCCACGATCCGCGACTATCTCGGTCTTCCAGACCTTCAACCTGAGGTGACGGGGGTCGACCCTTGGACGATGAACTCGCTCTATGCGACAAAGTATCAAAATAGGCGGGTGTTTTGCATCGGAGATGCGGTGCACAGACACGTTCCGCTGAACGGTCTCGGCTCGAACACCGCCGTTCAAGATGCCTACAATCTTTCGTGGAAGTTGGCGTTTGTGCTGAAAGGATTGGCGGAACCTCACCTGCTCGACACCTACACCGAGGAACGGATGCCCGTCGGCAAAGAAGTTGTCGAACACGCAACGGGTGCCTTAGCGCTTTATCCTGCTCTTTTAGAGGCAATCGGCATTCCAGCGGCGTCATCAAGCAATGAATTGGCATCAATGTGGGCGGAGATTAACGCGCCATCGGAAGCCGGGAAAACGCGCCGCGCACAGATTCGTTCAGCAGTTGAAAACATGGTGTACGAATTCCAAACCCGGGGTCTGGAACTGAACCAATTTTACCGGTCGTCCGCGACTATTGCAGATGAAGAGCCGAAGGACAAACCATCACAACTCGACCTGATACCGTTCGTTACAACTCTTCCTGGAGCACACCTTCCTCACGCCTGGGTTCAGCGAAATGGTGTGCAGGTCTCGACCCTAGATTTAGTCGGTTGACGGGTGTGGGAGGGGATGCATGGGTCACGGCAGCGGAAGAAGTCGGTGCAGAATCTGGCGTCGAGATCACGGCGGTTGCGATCGGACCAGGCTGTGTGGTGACCGACCTGCTGTTTGAGTGGCAGTCTCGACGCGAGATTGACGATGATGGATGCTTGCTCGTACGCCCAGACGGCTATATCGCTTGGCGACAGAAAGCGAACAGCTCGTATCACTCGAGCAACCTTGCAGATGCGCTGAGACAGGTTCTAGGAAAGCAACCCGCATTCAACCTGCCGCAGTAATCTCAAGTGTGGAGTCCTACAGCTAAGTCTGGGGTCCCGTCAGGAAACGGACGATCGAGCACGCCAAGGGTGTGAGGAGTCCGTGATCCACCGGTAGAGTGTAGGGACAGAGACGCCGAGTTTGCCGACGCCGTTAGGGTGGTGGATGGCAATACGGATGTGCACGCTCTTGCGAGTGCCGGGACTGCCCCTGCGTGGTCTTAGACCCTAGCATGCAGAGACGCCCCTTGTTCGGGAACCGGGAGATCTCCCACGCATCGTCGGCGCACGCCTCAGTTTGCTACCGGCAAGTCTTAGTGCAAGTCGCATTCTCGGATGTTGGGGCCGAGGGGACCGAAAAGGCAGTCTTTTCGGATTGCGCAAACGGAACGTTTCCGCAACGCGAGAGTTTGCTATGGCGCATGTGGTTTTTGCCCTGTGAGACGAACCAGCCTTTCAGCTTACCCCCTTTTCCTTCGAAACCAGGCCGGACCATGGCAGTCTCAAGCCAGTCAACAGTAAGCGTCCTGTCTTGGCCGGGTGTACATGGTGCTGTTCTGCCGTGATGATTTATGGATGGCTGATGTTGAAGTGAGCGGTGGGTTTTCGGGTGGTCCTCGGCGTCGTCGGAGTGCGGTGGAGCGGCGGCGGATTGTGGAGGAGACGCTGGAGGCTGGAGCTTCCGTTGCTCGGGTGGCGTTGAAGTATGGGGTGAACGCGAACCAGGTGTTTCAGTGGAGGCGTTTGCATCGGGACGGCAAGCTGGGCGCGTTGGCCGAGCAGTCATTGAAGCTGCTTCCGGTGAACATCACGGAGGAGACCGAGGTGCACAAGCCCGCGCTTCGGAAGCCTGAGCCGTCGCAGGTTGAGCCGGCCAGGTGCGGCGCCATTCATATCGAGCTGCCGGGCAAGGTACGGGTCACGCTTGAGGGCAGCGTTGATCCAGGCGTCGTGCGTGCGGTGCTGAAGAGTTTGCGCTCGTGATCGGGCTGCCGGCGGGAACGCGGATCTGGATTGCGGCCGGTGTGACGGACATGCGGCGCGGCTTTCATGGCCTGAGTGCGCAAGTGCAGACGGTGCTTGAACAACAGCCGTTGTCGGGCCACGTGTTCGTGTTTCGCGGGCGGCGGGGCGACATCGTGAAGGTGCTCTGGTTCGATGGCGATGGGCTCTGCCTGCTGGCTAAGCGGCTCGAGCGGGGCCGCTTCGTGTGGCCTCAGGCAAGCAGTGGTACGGTATCTCTAAGCCGTGCGCAGCTGTCGATGCTGCTTGAAGGGATCGACTGGAGAGCACCGCTTCGTACGGCAGAACCGGTGATGAGTGGTTGAGTGTTTCGCCCTGTATTCATGAGGGTTTTATGCTGTAACGCGACCCCGATTCATGGCATACTTCGCACATGCTTGCTGCTGCACTTCCGGACCTTGAGTCGCTTGATGTTGAAGCGTTGAAGGCACTCGTGATTGCTCAGCATGAGCGCTACACGCGCACGCTGAACTCGCGTGCCGGCGAGATCGAACGGCTGATGCTGCTGGTTGCGAAGCTGAACCAGATGCTGTTCGGCCGCAAGAGCGAGAAGGTGCTGCGCCAGATCGAGCAGCTCGAGTTCCAGCTTGAAGACCTGCAGGCTGCAAGCGCTGTCGAAGAGGCCCAGGCGGCAGCTCCCGCAGAGCGGCCCGCAGGGGCGAAGCCGCGTCGCCGTCCCTTGCCCGAGCATCTTCCACGCGAGGTTCACACCCATATGCCGGGCCATGACTCCTGCCCCGACTGCGGCGGCCGTCTCCGGGAGCTGGGCGAAGACGTGGCCGAGATGCTGGAGTATGTCCGGGCCAGCTTCAAGGTGCTTCGCCACGTGCGGCCGAAGTTGAGCTGCGATGCCTGCGACCGGATCGTGCAGGCGCCGGCACCTTCACGGCCGATCGATCGCGGACTTGCCGGGCCGGGGCTGCTGGCGCATGTGCTGGTCTCGAAGTATGCCGATCATCAGCCGCTCTATCGGCAGTCGGACATCTACGCCCGCGAAGGCGTTGACCTGGACCGCTCAACGCTGGCCGGCTGGGTCGGCGCAACCAGCGAACTGCTGAAGCCGCTGGTAGCCGCCGTTTGCGATCACGTTCTGTCGGCCACCAAGCTGCACGCCGACGACACGCCGGTTCCAGTGCTCGCGCCAGGCAACGGCAAGACGAAGACCGGCACGTTCTGTCGGCCACCAAGCTGCACGCCGACGACACGCCGGTTCCAGTGCTCGCGCCAGGCAACGGCAAGACGAAGACCGGAAGGCTCTGGACCTACGTGCGCGACGACCGGCCCTCGGGCGATACCACCGCGCCTGCGGTCTGGTTCGCCTACTCGCCCGACCGTAAGGGCGAGCGGCCACGCGAGCACCTCAAGCTCTACCAGGGTGCGCTCCAGGCCGACGCTTACGCCGGCTTCCATCATCTCTACGAAGCGGGAGCGATCTACGAAGTCGCCTGCTGGGCCCATGCCCGGCGCAAGTTCCACGAGATCCATCTCGCCCACGCTTCGCCAACCACATCACAAGCCATCGAGCGCATCGCCGCGCTCTATGCCATCGAAGCCGAGATCCGAGGCAGCACAGCGGAGATCAGGAAGACCATCCGGCAGGCCAGGGTCCGGCCTCTGCTCGACAGCATGCGTCTCTGGCTCGAAGCCATGCTCGCGAAGCTCTCGGCCAAGTCCGACACCGCGGCTGCGATCCGCTACGCGCTCTCGCGCTGGCGTGCGCTCACCCGCTACGTCGACGACGGACAGCTCGAGATCGACAACAACGCTGCGGAACGCGCGCTGCGCGTCGTCGCGCTCGGCCGCAAGAACTTCCTCTTCGCCGGTTCAGACTCGGGAGGAGAACGCGCCGCAGCCATGTACTCACTGCTCGGCACAGCCCAGCTCAACGGCCTCGACCCCGAGATCTATCTCCACCACGTCCTCGAACGCATCGCCGACCACCCGATCAGCAGGATCAACGACCTGCTGCCTTGGAACCTCGCCCTGTCCACCCAGACCGTACCCTCATAGCGTATGTACCCACACAAAGTTATGTGGATACATAACTCTGACACCCACCCATAACAACGGCCAACACCACACGCTTACAGTCAACAGGTAGGTGCGGTTGGAATTGCATCGTGCACCACGCCCCTCAAGAATCTCCGCGTACAACTCTGCCACGATGCGCTGCATGATTCAGCCGTCCGCGCCCACCGCTTTCGTTCGATAGCGGTCAGCGTCATCCGCGAGATCCCAAACTCTCGCGCAAGCACCGAGGGTTTCTCCCCGGCCTCCAGCCTTTGCACGAGAGAGGCAACAGCATCCGCATTGCGCGTTGCTGGCCTGCCGTTATACACGCCCCGTTTTTCGCTATTGCAATTCCCTCTCGCTGGCGCTCCCGAATCAACCGCCTCTCAAACTCTGCGATGGCACCCATCACGCTCAAAAGCAGATTCGCCATCGTTGGATCCTTGCGGGCGAAGATGAGGTTTTCCTTGCGAAACTCCACGCGCACGACGCGCTCTGTCAGACCAAGTACCAACTTGCGAAGGTCGTCCAGGTTGCGGCCGAGCCGGTCCATCGAGTGACACACCCAGCGTCTCCCTCGCGAACGAACGACAGCAGGGCCGTGAGCTGAAGCCGCTTCACGTCCTTTCCTGATACGTGATCCACGAAACGGCGGTCTACCTTCACGCCTTCGAGCTGGCGATCCTTCACTCTGATTGCAGAGTTCGGGCACGAGAGCGACGTCACTGCTGATCTGTGGCGGACAACTCAATACGGTTAAGTCTTATGTGCCTCATGCAGACGCAGTCTCTAGCGTTGTCAACTGCAGTCGAAAGACTGTTCCGTTGTCTATCTCGCTTTGGACCTCAATGGCGCCATGATGAGCATCCACAATCCACTTTGCTATAGATAGACCCAGGCCTGAACCTTCAATGTCTGCGTCGCGAGCACTGGTGGCACGATAGAAACGCTCAAAAACGCGGGGCAGTTCGGCCTCAGCGATGCCGATTCCGTTGTCGGACACCTCGATGACGACACTCTCTTGGCGAATAACTAGCAGAACACCAACCCGTCCACCAACAGGTGTGTATCGAATTGCATTATCTAAGAAGATCAGCAGGACCCTTTTCAAAGCTTGCCGTTCTGCCAAGACAGCCACGGGTGTTGCGGGAATCTCGGCACTCAACGTAAGCTCTTTACGCGCAGCGAGTGCCCGGCTCGTTGTAACCACTTCTTCAACGATCTGGCCGACGTCAAGGACAGACATATCCAATGACGCTGGATTGGCATCAGCCCTTGCCAGCGTCAAAAGGTTTTCTACCAAATCGCTTGTGTACTCCGCTTCCGTGAGTATCTGTCCTACCATCTCTTCATATTCGGCGACAGACCTGGGTCGTTCTAATATGACCTCGGACGTGGTCCGTATTGCTGCGATCGGTGTTCGAAGTTCGTGGGAAGCATCCGCCGTAAATTGCGCGACTCTCGTAAACGCTTTTTCAAGTCGGAGGAGCATTCCGTTCAAGGTACTCGTGAGGTGGTATAGCTCATCTTGAGCAACTGGCAAGACAAGTCGCTTTGAAAGACTTTGTTCGGAAATCACCTGGGCTGCCTGCGTGATGGCGCGGACGGGCTTCATCGCACGTCCACTAAGCCAATAACCCCCCGCACCTGCCAGAATGAGTACCGCAGGAAGTGTCCAGAACGCGATAAAGCGGAACCATAACAGAACTTTATTCAGAGAACTTACGACTTCGGCTACTTGGACGAGGTAAAGTCGATCGCTTTGTCGGATCGTTGCTGCCAAAACCCGGATGCTGGTTCGCCGGGGGCGCAGAATGGTGTAGAAATGAGGCGCCCAACTCAGGTCCGGAGCTTCAGCAGGGACGCGAAGCGCAACCATCGACGGTGTCTGGTAGAGCCATGATCCGCTAGCGTTTGTGAGCTGATAGAAGTCTTCGCCAGGTTGAACGCCTGAAGCTTTGCGAAATTCGTTGGGCATGCTTGATTCGCTGGACGCCTTATGAAGGAGGAGAAACTGCTGCATTTCTTCCATGCGCGCCCGGAGATCGTGATCGACGGAGCGCTGGATTGCGCTTCGCATTCCAAAGTACATACCGACGGACAAGAGCAGGTACGTAAGGCAAACAACGCCAAGGTACCAAACCGTGAGGCGGACACGAATGGGGAGTGGTTTCAATCGGGAGCTCCAGACATGAGCCGATAGCCCACTCCCCGCACAGTTTGTATCAACTTCGATTCGCGATTAATGTCAATCTTTCCTCTTAGGTTTCGAATGAACACTTCTAAAGTGTTTTCTGCTGTGTCATCGGCGAGACCCCATACGCGCTCTATTATCGACGCGCGGCTTAGTACTTGGTTTGGACGGCGCATCAAAAACTCAAGCAGGAGATACTCCTTGCGTGTCAGCGCGACGAGCCTTCCTCCTCTAGTGACCTCGCTAGCTGTAGGGTCGAGGACGAGATCCGCTACTTCAAGACGCACGCCGAGAATAGCGGGACCGCGCCTGGCAACTGCCCGCAGGCGCGCCATGAACTCAGCAACGGCAAACGGCTTCGTCAGGTAGTCATCAACGCCTAGGTCAAGAGTCGACACCATATCGGAGATTGTGTCTCGTGCGGTGAGAACGAGCACCGGTATGCGATTGTTTGAGGCCCTTAGACGTCGGACGACCTCACTACCATCCATGTGAGGCAGCATCATGTCAAGGACAACGACATCGAAGTACCCGCTCCCCGCGTGAGCAAGACCGCTCGGTCCATCGAAGCAGATGACGGCAGAATGACCCTTCTCCTCTAAAGTCTTCTTAAGCATTCGAGCTACTTGTTTCTTGTCTTCGACAATGAGCACATGCACAGCTCTACCTCTACTTTCAGATTATTACGGCCACAACATTCTGAACACGGGCCAAGTGAATGATCTTCAGGAGATCTTCAGCAAGGGGTCATAGCCTCTTCTTGGATGCAGTGTTCGTGGCGCAATTGCTCGCCTCCATGTATGCGGAGGCCAGAGAAGCCCACATCCGCAGAGATGAGGACCGTCAACATCGATGCCCGATGATCTAAGGTGCCGCATTCTCTATAAGCTTAGGAGGTTGAAATGAAGCGTTTACACATGCCGCCGATCGACATCAGATATTGGACAGCAATCACACTTTCCAGCATATTCGGCACAAATCTTGGAGACCTCTATGCGCACAAGAGCGGTCTTGGTCTTATTCAAGGGGTCGGCGTACTGTCCCTTCTTGCTGCTCTCGTGTTCGCGACTGAGCGCTTCGAGAACCGACGCCATCAGGTCTACTACTGGCTGATCATCATAATCATTCGCACAGGCGCGACCAACATTGCAGATTACCTCGCTTACATCGCCAAAGTTCCGCCGGTGTTGCTCGGTCTCGGCGTCACCGTGATCCTTTGCTTCTTTGCTTGGATCAGCTCCTTTACCAACCGCGGCACTGTCAGTTCATTAAATACCCTGCCTAACACAAACATTGCTTACTGGATCGCTATGCTGGCCGCAGGTGTGTTCGGAACATTGGGAGGTGATCTATGCTCGGACAATTTGGGGGAAGGCTCCTCATCGCTTGGTCTTGGCGCAATTCTCCTGATTGTGCTGTTCTTCGGGCGAGAAAGCACAGCGAAGATGCCTGTCGTGTACTGGGTCACCGTAGCGATTGCCCGTATGGCCGGAACGTCGATGGGAGACTGGCTCGCTGAGAACCACACATTGCATTTCGGGTTATCGATCAGCACGCTCATCACAGGAGTTGCCTTCTTGTCAGTTCTGCTCTTCTGGAAAAGTGAGCGCTGGAGAGCGGAAGATACGGGCTCGCGCATTGCGTCCCCCTCGCAGTGACCTCCCAAGGCGTCTGAGCGTCACCATTGTCCGGTCAATATTCCCGTATTCATACGCCGAGATCATCAATCGTTGAGGAACTCAGACTGGAAAGAGAGTGACCCAAACGGTTCTCGGAATCAATTACGCGAGAGTTCTGCCTTATCAGAGGGCTATTCAGAAAATCTACACTGTCCAGCTTTACTCTGATCGCAGGGTTCGGGCAGGAGAGTGTCGTCACTGCTGACTCCACCGGGTGCCCTGAGAGATCATTGCGTCTTGCTTCGAACAGAGGTTTATGACATGGAAAAATCCAGTTCTCTTAAAGCGACCCGGCAACCTGAAACCGCTGTTCCGCAACAAGCCTCTTCTCGTTCTTTGAGGCTGTTCAACGGAAGTATTCACTGGATCAGCGCTGTCGCGCTGCTCTACGCCTTTATCAGCAATGGTGAATCGAACCATGCTATGAATAGTTCGGTTGCCATGAAAGGAGAAGTGAAGGTAGGCGTTGTTGTGGGGCTGACGTTTTTCGTACGCTTTATCTGGGCGAGCAGCCCGCTTTCCGCCGGAGGCCGCTGGACAATTGCATTCGCTTCGATATCGTCTTCGACCCTTAGACTGCTGATGAATCTGGGGATATACCTCGGCGTGGCAGCCACTGTCATATCCGGGCTCCTCATCGCGTACCTGCGTCCGGGGGCCCGGGTCATCCCACACACAAGAGGATTGACTGATCGCTCTTCTCTCAACGCTGCGATCAATTCACATGTATTCGTCACATCTGCGCTGGAATGGCTATGCGCTTTTCACGTCGCCTACTTTGTGTGGCTGGGGATTCGGAAGAAGACACACTGGGGACAAGTTGCGGGGGATTGGCTTGATCGGAATGTCTCGGGCTTCGACTTTCCCTTTGTATGGCGTCTGTTCGGCGGAAGGACTGGGCGATAAAGAGGGAGCCGGCTTCGCGAATACCCAGCGTTCGCGGCAACAGGTGACTTCAAAGCGTGCTCGCGCCTGCGTGCAAGATGATTCTCTGAACGAGAAAAATGAACGGCCCAATACTCAGGAAAACAGGTGCGTTGCGCTCTCTAGCCGCGACTGCTTCTGGAAAGCTAACCATCACTGAGGACTTCTAAGTTCTCGTATGAGTTGCTCCATTCAAAGCGAAACGGCTCTCCTTTTGCAGGGAACGGTCTGCAGCGACGGTGTAAATTGCCTTGGTCCGCATTTATCCAATCCCAAGAGGCTACGTATTGGTTGATGATCATCAGAGAGAATTCTTCACGTGATCGTCGGCAGATCAAAGTCCGTTCGCATACGAGACTCTTGTCTCTGTATCCCCGTAAAACATAATTTGTGGCTTGAGTTGCATGCGCCGCGAAGGTTGGGCTGCTACCGCTTTATAAAAGAAGGGCGAGTTGACGATGCCAACGTACGTGACATCGTTTTGATGATTAAGCGTGTTGAACGAATTCAACGATAACGT includes these proteins:
- a CDS encoding FAD-dependent monooxygenase, with the translated sequence MAERPGPLFYLVRTAEDDDGIGVGVLRCIKPWTRWLLIKGFAAGKEVPDLPIERAIATIRDYLGLPDLQPEVTGVDPWTMNSLYATKYQNRRVFCIGDAVHRHVPLNGLGSNTAVQDAYNLSWKLAFVLKGLAEPHLLDTYTEERMPVGKEVVEHATGALALYPALLEAIGIPAASSSNELASMWAEINAPSEAGKTRRAQIRSAVENMVYEFQTRGLELNQFYRSSATIADEEPKDKPSQLDLIPFVTTLPGAHLPHAWVQRNGVQVSTLDLVG
- the tnpA gene encoding IS66-like element accessory protein TnpA; this translates as MADVEVSGGFSGGPRRRRSAVERRRIVEETLEAGASVARVALKYGVNANQVFQWRRLHRDGKLGALAEQSLKLLPVNITEETEVHKPALRKPEPSQVEPARCGAIHIELPGKVRVTLEGSVDPGVVRAVLKSLRS
- the tnpB gene encoding IS66 family insertion sequence element accessory protein TnpB (TnpB, as the term is used for proteins encoded by IS66 family insertion elements, is considered an accessory protein, since TnpC, encoded by a neighboring gene, is a DDE family transposase.), with product MIGLPAGTRIWIAAGVTDMRRGFHGLSAQVQTVLEQQPLSGHVFVFRGRRGDIVKVLWFDGDGLCLLAKRLERGRFVWPQASSGTVSLSRAQLSMLLEGIDWRAPLRTAEPVMSG
- a CDS encoding sensor histidine kinase — encoded protein: MKPLPIRVRLTVWYLGVVCLTYLLLSVGMYFGMRSAIQRSVDHDLRARMEEMQQFLLLHKASSESSMPNEFRKASGVQPGEDFYQLTNASGSWLYQTPSMVALRVPAEAPDLSWAPHFYTILRPRRTSIRVLAATIRQSDRLYLVQVAEVVSSLNKVLLWFRFIAFWTLPAVLILAGAGGYWLSGRAMKPVRAITQAAQVISEQSLSKRLVLPVAQDELYHLTSTLNGMLLRLEKAFTRVAQFTADASHELRTPIAAIRTTSEVILERPRSVAEYEEMVGQILTEAEYTSDLVENLLTLARADANPASLDMSVLDVGQIVEEVVTTSRALAARKELTLSAEIPATPVAVLAERQALKRVLLIFLDNAIRYTPVGGRVGVLLVIRQESVVIEVSDNGIGIAEAELPRVFERFYRATSARDADIEGSGLGLSIAKWIVDAHHGAIEVQSEIDNGTVFRLQLTTLETASA
- a CDS encoding response regulator transcription factor, translating into MHVLIVEDKKQVARMLKKTLEEKGHSAVICFDGPSGLAHAGSGYFDVVVLDMMLPHMDGSEVVRRLRASNNRIPVLVLTARDTISDMVSTLDLGVDDYLTKPFAVAEFMARLRAVARRGPAILGVRLEVADLVLDPTASEVTRGGRLVALTRKEYLLLEFLMRRPNQVLSRASIIERVWGLADDTAENTLEVFIRNLRGKIDINRESKLIQTVRGVGYRLMSGAPD